The following coding sequences are from one Saccopteryx bilineata isolate mSacBil1 chromosome 3, mSacBil1_pri_phased_curated, whole genome shotgun sequence window:
- the SSR1 gene encoding translocon-associated protein subunit alpha isoform X3, protein MRLLPRLLLLLLLAFPATLLLRGGPGGSIAAAQDLTEDEETVEDSVIEDEDDEAEVEEDEPTDLAEDKEEEDVSGEPEASPSADTTILFVKGEDFPANNIVKFLVGFTNKGTEDFIVESLDASFRYPQDYQFYIQNFTALPLNTVVPPQRQATFEYSFIPAEPMGGRPFGLVINLNYKDLNGNVFQDAIFNQTVTIIEREDGLDGETIFMYMFLAGLGLLVVVGLHQLLESRKRKRPIQKVEMGTSSQNDVDMSWIPQETLNQINKASPRRLPRKRAQKRSVGSDERRRRETH, encoded by the exons ATGAGACTCCTCCCCCGCCTGCTCCTGCTTCTCTTGCTAGCGTTCCCCGCCACTCTGTTGCTCCGAGGCGGTCCTGGAG GCTCAATAGCAGCAGCTCAAGATCTTACAGAAGATGAAGAAACGGTGGAAGATTCAGTCATTGAAGATGAAGATGATGAAGCAGAGGTGGAAGAAGATGAACCCACAGATCTG GCAGAAGATAAGGAGGAAGAAGATGTATCTGGTGAACCTGAAGCTTCACCAAGTGCAGATACAACTATCTTATTTGTGAAAGGAGAag attttccaGCAAATAACATTGTGAAATTCTTGGTAGGCTTTACAAACAAGGGTACAGAAGATTTCATTGTTGAATCCCTTGATGCCTCATTCCGTTATCCTCAGGACTACCAGTTTTATATACAGAATTTCACAGCTCTGCCTCTGAACACTGTAGTACCGCCTCAGAGACAGGCGACTTTTGAGTATTCCTTCATTCCTGCAGAGCCCATGGGTGGACGACCGTTTGGTCTAGTCATCAATCTGAACTACAAAGATTTGAAC ggcaACGTATTTCAAGATGCCATCTTCAATCAAACAGTTACAATTATTGAAAGAGAGGATGGGTTAGATGGAGAAAC aATCTTTATGTATATGTTCCTTGCTGGTCTTGGGCTCTTGGTGGTTGTTGGCCTTCATCAACTTCTAGAATCGAGAAAG CGTAAGAGACCCATACAGAAAGTAGAGATGGGCACCTCAAGTCAGAATGATGTTGACATGAGTTGGATCCCTCAGGAAACTTTGAATCAGATCA
- the SSR1 gene encoding translocon-associated protein subunit alpha isoform X4, whose product MRLLPRLLLLLLLAFPATLLLRGGPGGSIAAAQDLTEDEETVEDSVIEDEDDEAEVEEDEPTDLAEDKEEEDVSGEPEASPSADTTILFVKGEDFPANNIVKFLVGFTNKGTEDFIVESLDASFRYPQDYQFYIQNFTALPLNTVVPPQRQATFEYSFIPAEPMGGRPFGLVINLNYKDLNGNVFQDAIFNQTVTIIEREDGLDGETIFMYMFLAGLGLLVVVGLHQLLESRKRKRPIQKVEMGTSSQNDVDMSWIPQETLNQINKASPRRLPRKRAQKRSVGSDE is encoded by the exons ATGAGACTCCTCCCCCGCCTGCTCCTGCTTCTCTTGCTAGCGTTCCCCGCCACTCTGTTGCTCCGAGGCGGTCCTGGAG GCTCAATAGCAGCAGCTCAAGATCTTACAGAAGATGAAGAAACGGTGGAAGATTCAGTCATTGAAGATGAAGATGATGAAGCAGAGGTGGAAGAAGATGAACCCACAGATCTG GCAGAAGATAAGGAGGAAGAAGATGTATCTGGTGAACCTGAAGCTTCACCAAGTGCAGATACAACTATCTTATTTGTGAAAGGAGAag attttccaGCAAATAACATTGTGAAATTCTTGGTAGGCTTTACAAACAAGGGTACAGAAGATTTCATTGTTGAATCCCTTGATGCCTCATTCCGTTATCCTCAGGACTACCAGTTTTATATACAGAATTTCACAGCTCTGCCTCTGAACACTGTAGTACCGCCTCAGAGACAGGCGACTTTTGAGTATTCCTTCATTCCTGCAGAGCCCATGGGTGGACGACCGTTTGGTCTAGTCATCAATCTGAACTACAAAGATTTGAAC ggcaACGTATTTCAAGATGCCATCTTCAATCAAACAGTTACAATTATTGAAAGAGAGGATGGGTTAGATGGAGAAAC aATCTTTATGTATATGTTCCTTGCTGGTCTTGGGCTCTTGGTGGTTGTTGGCCTTCATCAACTTCTAGAATCGAGAAAG CGTAAGAGACCCATACAGAAAGTAGAGATGGGCACCTCAAGTCAGAATGATGTTGACATGAGTTGGATCCCTCAGGAAACTTTGAATCAGATCA
- the SSR1 gene encoding translocon-associated protein subunit alpha isoform X5 gives MRLLPRLLLLLLLAFPATLLLRGGPGGSIAAAQDLTEDEETVEDSVIEDEDDEAEVEEDEPTDLAEDKEEEDVSGEPEASPSADTTILFVKGEDFPANNIVKFLVGFTNKGTEDFIVESLDASFRYPQDYQFYIQNFTALPLNTVVPPQRQATFEYSFIPAEPMGGRPFGLVINLNYKDLNGNVFQDAIFNQTVTIIEREDGLDGETIFMYMFLAGLGLLVVVGLHQLLESRKIKLHQEGCPGNGHRRDQWDLMT, from the exons ATGAGACTCCTCCCCCGCCTGCTCCTGCTTCTCTTGCTAGCGTTCCCCGCCACTCTGTTGCTCCGAGGCGGTCCTGGAG GCTCAATAGCAGCAGCTCAAGATCTTACAGAAGATGAAGAAACGGTGGAAGATTCAGTCATTGAAGATGAAGATGATGAAGCAGAGGTGGAAGAAGATGAACCCACAGATCTG GCAGAAGATAAGGAGGAAGAAGATGTATCTGGTGAACCTGAAGCTTCACCAAGTGCAGATACAACTATCTTATTTGTGAAAGGAGAag attttccaGCAAATAACATTGTGAAATTCTTGGTAGGCTTTACAAACAAGGGTACAGAAGATTTCATTGTTGAATCCCTTGATGCCTCATTCCGTTATCCTCAGGACTACCAGTTTTATATACAGAATTTCACAGCTCTGCCTCTGAACACTGTAGTACCGCCTCAGAGACAGGCGACTTTTGAGTATTCCTTCATTCCTGCAGAGCCCATGGGTGGACGACCGTTTGGTCTAGTCATCAATCTGAACTACAAAGATTTGAAC ggcaACGTATTTCAAGATGCCATCTTCAATCAAACAGTTACAATTATTGAAAGAGAGGATGGGTTAGATGGAGAAAC aATCTTTATGTATATGTTCCTTGCTGGTCTTGGGCTCTTGGTGGTTGTTGGCCTTCATCAACTTCTAGAATCGAGAAAG